A region of Candidatus Caldatribacterium sp. DNA encodes the following proteins:
- a CDS encoding ABC transporter ATP-binding protein, translated as MKEAIVVDRVTKRFPKHLPRGYTTLKEALLKGHLFAQRNSRQYVEALKEVSFSVPEGTVLGVIGPNGAGKSTLLRLIAGIYRPTSGKVVVNGRLSALLNLGLGFHPELTGRENIVIGGLAIGLSRREVMDRMEEIIEFAELRDFIDAPVRTYSSGMYMRLAFSVVVNVDPDILLLDEVLAVGDARFAEKSRAKIEEFKRRGKTILLVTHDLTTVESWCHQALWLERGRVRALGDPKQVVEAYKASVMVARVEQ; from the coding sequence ATGAAGGAAGCGATAGTTGTCGACCGCGTCACGAAAAGGTTTCCGAAGCATCTCCCGCGCGGTTATACTACCCTGAAAGAAGCCCTGCTTAAGGGCCATCTTTTTGCGCAGAGAAATTCGCGACAGTACGTGGAAGCTTTGAAAGAGGTTTCTTTTTCAGTTCCTGAGGGTACGGTCCTTGGGGTTATCGGTCCAAATGGCGCGGGGAAGAGCACGTTGCTCCGCCTTATTGCCGGTATCTATCGGCCGACTTCGGGAAAGGTTGTGGTGAACGGCCGACTTTCTGCGCTTCTTAACCTGGGCCTCGGTTTCCATCCGGAGCTCACCGGTAGGGAAAACATAGTTATCGGGGGCCTGGCTATTGGATTGTCCCGGCGGGAAGTCATGGACAGGATGGAGGAAATAATCGAGTTTGCCGAACTGAGAGATTTCATCGATGCCCCGGTACGAACGTATTCTTCCGGAATGTACATGCGCCTTGCCTTTTCGGTAGTAGTGAATGTGGACCCCGATATTCTTCTCCTTGACGAGGTGTTAGCCGTAGGGGATGCCCGATTTGCTGAAAAGAGTCGGGCCAAGATAGAGGAGTTCAAGAGGAGGGGGAAAACCATCTTGCTCGTGACTCATGACCTTACTACTGTAGAAAGCTGGTGTCATCAAGCGTTATGGTTGGAGAGGGGCAGAGTGCGAGCACTGGGTGATCCGAAGCAAGTGGTAGAGGCTTACAAGGCCTCGGTTATGGTTGCTCGGGTCGAACAATGA